A DNA window from Acidobacteriota bacterium contains the following coding sequences:
- a CDS encoding SDR family oxidoreductase translates to MKLDGKVAIVTGGGGGIGRAIALRFIREGAAVLVAGPTEEKIRAVEKEIRGGGGRALAMLTDVADEASVERMVSATLDEFGQIDILINNAGIAGPTALVPDISREQWDHTFAVNLTGAFLCAKHALPYMIARRSGCIINMTSIAGLQAYAFRSPYCASKWGMIGLTQTLAEECGRHDITVNAIAPGPVTGPRIERVIRNRAEEMKLSYEETARQYVEPTALKRMVEEDDIAAMAVFLASEEGRNITGETLNISAGYRLA, encoded by the coding sequence ATGAAACTTGATGGCAAAGTCGCAATCGTTACCGGGGGAGGCGGTGGAATCGGCCGGGCCATCGCGCTGCGGTTTATACGCGAGGGCGCGGCGGTCTTGGTGGCGGGTCCAACCGAGGAGAAGATAAGGGCCGTAGAGAAGGAAATCCGTGGTGGTGGAGGGCGAGCGCTTGCGATGCTCACCGATGTGGCCGATGAGGCGAGCGTCGAGCGGATGGTTTCCGCAACGCTCGACGAGTTCGGGCAGATAGATATTCTGATAAACAACGCCGGGATTGCCGGGCCGACCGCGCTTGTTCCCGACATCAGCCGAGAACAGTGGGACCACACGTTTGCGGTGAACCTGACCGGCGCATTCTTGTGTGCAAAACACGCGCTACCGTACATGATCGCGCGTCGGAGCGGCTGCATCATCAACATGACATCGATTGCGGGGCTTCAGGCCTACGCTTTCCGGAGTCCTTATTGCGCGTCGAAGTGGGGGATGATTGGGTTAACCCAGACGCTGGCCGAAGAGTGCGGACGTCACGACATCACCGTGAACGCAATTGCTCCCGGCCCGGTGACAGGCCCGCGAATCGAGCGAGTGATACGAAACCGCGCCGAAGAGATGAAACTTTCCTATGAAGAAACCGCGCGTCAATATGTCGAGCCGACGGCGCTCAAGCGTATGGTCGAGGAAGACGACATCGCGGCGATGGCGGTGTTCCTTGCCTCCGAGGAGGGCCGCAACATCACCGGCGAGACGTTGAACATATCGGCCGGTTATCGACTAGCGTGA
- a CDS encoding AAA family ATPase encodes MVSNGQKRKLVALDPSTKSALAERFETGLRAMVVGQDRSVRAISSLYQVFQAGMTNPTRPLGSMLFLGPTGSGKTHVVEAAAEILFGDRNAVIRIDCAEFQHSHEIAKLIGSPPGYLGHRETAPLLTQENLEKSRTERDPFTLVLFDEIEKASDALWQLLLGVLDKATLTLGDNRRVDFAQTMIFMTSNLGAKEMSELITGSIGFAPARAGKLPADDLDQKIYRTASEAAKRKFSPEFMNRIDKVVVFRSLKNPELCQILDLELMAVQRRVNEGAGERFTISLTESAREFLLIEGIEYRYGARHLKRAIERFLVNPLANLSATGQARLGDVVVVDINEQTQKLAFYRDDSEATVAAAAMEAVQAMKVSNDARIAA; translated from the coding sequence ATGGTTAGCAACGGTCAAAAGAGAAAGCTGGTGGCCCTCGATCCTAGTACCAAGAGCGCGTTGGCGGAGCGCTTCGAAACAGGACTTCGTGCGATGGTGGTCGGACAGGATCGATCTGTACGCGCTATCTCGTCACTCTATCAAGTCTTTCAAGCGGGGATGACCAATCCAACACGTCCGCTGGGGTCTATGCTTTTTCTGGGCCCGACCGGCTCAGGCAAGACCCACGTAGTCGAGGCTGCCGCGGAGATTCTGTTCGGTGACCGCAACGCGGTGATCAGGATCGACTGTGCGGAGTTTCAACACTCCCACGAAATTGCAAAGCTGATCGGCTCACCGCCCGGCTATCTGGGCCATCGCGAGACAGCGCCGCTGCTGACACAAGAGAACCTGGAAAAGTCCCGGACCGAACGCGATCCGTTTACGCTCGTGCTGTTCGACGAAATCGAAAAGGCGTCCGACGCGTTGTGGCAGCTCTTGCTGGGCGTGCTCGACAAGGCGACGCTGACGTTGGGTGACAACCGCAGGGTCGACTTCGCACAGACGATGATCTTCATGACATCGAACCTGGGCGCGAAGGAGATGAGCGAGTTGATCACTGGTTCAATAGGATTCGCGCCGGCGAGAGCCGGCAAGCTCCCGGCTGATGACCTGGACCAGAAGATCTATCGCACCGCCTCGGAAGCTGCGAAGAGAAAATTCTCGCCCGAGTTCATGAACCGAATCGATAAGGTCGTGGTCTTTCGCAGCCTCAAGAACCCAGAACTGTGCCAGATACTCGACCTCGAGCTTATGGCCGTCCAGCGCCGCGTGAACGAAGGCGCCGGTGAGCGGTTCACCATTTCACTCACTGAGAGCGCCAGAGAGTTTCTGCTGATCGAGGGGATCGAATATCGCTACGGCGCGCGTCACTTGAAGCGCGCGATCGAGCGGTTCCTTGTGAACCCGCTTGCCAACCTGTCGGCAACCGGGCAAGCACGGTTGGGCGACGTGGTCGTCGTAGACATCAATGAGCAGACCCAGAAGCTTGCTTTCTATCGCGACGACTCTGAGGCGACGGTGGCCGCAGCCGCGATGGAGGCAGTACAAGCGATGAAGGTCAGCAACGATGCTCGCATCGCCGCTTAA
- the recG gene encoding ATP-dependent DNA helicase RecG yields the protein MLKLSTPLYELHLHEIPRVALRTAQKLAQGVAAATPVGDAHQVTVEDLIHCLPMRYEDRSNLAHIRDLQNGMWAAIEVEVRIAGTYPVKSGKLRIFEISGTDSTGQVRAFWWNQAFLQNSFKQGRRVLLYGQWKRSRRGFYEVENPDYEFQLDDEDADPIHTGRRVPIYRKLGELRTKQLRSIMHHVFERLDFSEMEEVVPEEMLARNKLISRPAALRQVHFPADDVPLDLYNKFQSPAHQRLIFEEFFWLALAMGLRRQGREQSPKGTVIEVNDRVRNAVRAVLPFKPTNAQKRVLGEAVADMTSRKPMNRLLQGDVGSGKTIVAVQAAIVAIENGYQAAIMAPTEILAEQHSQNIKRMLASAPYRVEVLTGSLATARKRRLHADIEAGEVDLVIGTHALIQEAVKFHNLGFVVIDEQHRFGVLQRAELIKRGYNPDVLVMTATPIPRSLVMSVYGDLDLSIIDEMPPGRKPVITRVRGEEARRKIYQFLDKKIREGGQVYIVYPLVEESEKLDLLNATQMAEHLQTSVFPNFRVALIHGRMKQQEKDAVMDEFRQGATHILVSTTVIEVGVDVPNASIMIVEHAERFGLSQLHQLRGRVGRGDQQSYCILLAGDKRSPEARERLAIMEETNDGFKVAEKDLEIRGPGEVMGTRQSGLPAFRVGNIVRDYAVLEVAKREADHMLTERRNSRETARLVEVVRQQPKFGLAAVG from the coding sequence TTGCTCAAGCTGTCAACACCGCTGTACGAGCTACATCTGCACGAGATCCCGCGCGTCGCGCTGAGGACCGCGCAGAAACTCGCTCAAGGCGTTGCGGCGGCGACGCCGGTTGGCGATGCGCATCAGGTGACCGTCGAAGACCTGATCCACTGTCTGCCGATGCGCTACGAAGACCGCTCCAACCTCGCGCACATACGCGACCTGCAAAACGGAATGTGGGCAGCCATCGAAGTCGAGGTGCGAATCGCCGGAACCTATCCGGTCAAGAGCGGCAAGCTGCGCATTTTCGAAATCTCCGGCACCGACAGCACTGGCCAGGTGCGGGCGTTTTGGTGGAACCAGGCTTTTCTTCAAAACTCATTCAAGCAAGGGCGGCGCGTGCTGCTTTACGGGCAGTGGAAACGCAGCCGTCGAGGCTTCTACGAGGTCGAAAATCCCGACTACGAGTTTCAACTGGATGACGAGGACGCAGATCCGATACACACGGGCAGGCGGGTTCCCATCTATCGCAAGCTCGGCGAGCTTCGCACCAAGCAGCTTCGCTCGATCATGCATCACGTGTTCGAGCGGCTCGACTTTTCCGAAATGGAAGAGGTCGTTCCTGAAGAGATGCTTGCTCGCAACAAGCTGATATCAAGGCCCGCGGCGCTCCGGCAGGTGCACTTCCCGGCAGACGATGTTCCGCTCGACCTCTACAACAAGTTCCAGTCGCCCGCGCACCAGCGGTTGATCTTCGAGGAGTTCTTCTGGCTGGCGCTGGCGATGGGGCTACGCCGGCAAGGGCGCGAGCAGTCGCCCAAGGGAACCGTCATCGAAGTCAATGACCGCGTGCGGAACGCGGTGCGCGCGGTGTTGCCCTTCAAACCAACGAACGCGCAGAAGCGCGTGCTTGGCGAAGCGGTCGCCGATATGACCAGCCGAAAGCCGATGAACCGGCTGCTTCAAGGCGACGTCGGATCAGGCAAGACAATCGTAGCCGTCCAGGCGGCGATCGTCGCGATCGAGAACGGTTATCAAGCGGCGATTATGGCGCCGACCGAGATACTTGCGGAACAACACTCGCAAAACATAAAGCGGATGCTTGCAAGCGCGCCCTATCGAGTTGAGGTTCTCACTGGCTCGCTTGCCACCGCGCGCAAGCGCCGGCTTCATGCCGACATTGAAGCCGGCGAAGTCGATCTGGTAATCGGCACGCACGCGCTGATTCAAGAAGCCGTCAAGTTTCACAACCTCGGCTTTGTAGTGATCGACGAGCAGCACCGCTTCGGAGTTCTTCAACGCGCGGAGCTTATCAAGCGCGGATACAACCCCGACGTGCTGGTGATGACCGCCACGCCAATTCCGCGCTCGCTGGTGATGAGCGTGTACGGCGATCTCGATCTGTCGATCATCGACGAGATGCCGCCGGGAAGAAAACCGGTGATAACCAGAGTGCGCGGCGAAGAGGCCCGGCGCAAAATCTATCAGTTCCTCGACAAGAAAATCCGAGAGGGCGGCCAGGTCTACATTGTTTACCCGCTGGTCGAGGAGTCCGAGAAACTGGATCTGCTCAACGCGACTCAGATGGCTGAACACCTGCAGACTTCGGTGTTTCCCAACTTTCGAGTCGCGCTGATTCATGGCCGAATGAAGCAACAAGAGAAAGACGCGGTGATGGACGAGTTCCGCCAGGGCGCGACCCACATACTGGTGTCAACCACGGTGATCGAAGTCGGCGTCGATGTGCCCAACGCGAGCATTATGATAGTCGAGCACGCGGAACGATTCGGCCTCTCGCAACTGCATCAGCTTCGCGGACGCGTGGGCCGCGGCGACCAACAGAGCTACTGCATACTGCTCGCGGGCGACAAGCGAAGCCCGGAAGCTCGCGAGCGATTAGCGATCATGGAAGAGACGAACGACGGCTTCAAGGTTGCGGAGAAGGATTTGGAGATACGCGGCCCGGGCGAAGTGATGGGAACTCGGCAGTCCGGCTTGCCTGCGTTCCGAGTCGGCAACATCGTGCGCGACTATGCGGTGCTGGAAGTAGCGAAACGAGAGGCGGATCATATGCTGACTGAGAGGCGCAACTCGCGCGAGACCGCCCGGCTTGTCGAGGTTGTTCGTCAACAGCCAAAGTTCGGCCTGGCTGCGGTTGGGTAG
- a CDS encoding IgA Peptidase M64: protein MTKRLVISLALFALLSLCATAGAAAAPPTMRVDYYHTGNASQEMFSLDRVVIEPLPWPGNPRKNVDETNLGKYLFEVRDRTTNRLLYSRGFASIYGEWETTDEAKSMNRTFHESFRFPAPPAPVQVVLKKRDSNNAFREIWSAIVDPADMFVDPSKPAPPGPLIEIQKSGDPAEKVDFLILGDGYTAAERGKFEKDARRLVDILFAASPYKERRREFNVWALCPASAESGISRPSTGVHRASPLGASYDAFGSERYVLTFENRALRNVAAFAPYEFIEIITNSRTYGGGGIFGLYSTVAADSEQAPYVFVHEFGHHFAGLADEYYTSPVAYTAPAVKTEPWELNVTALLDPKDLKWKDLVAPGTPIPTPWQKEEYERHSLEYGTRRAKIRAENRPESEMEALFRENRDWEIKFFAAEKYAGKVGAFEGAMYEAKGYYRPEIDCIMFTRSQIFCAVCRRAIERVIDLYSGR from the coding sequence ATGACTAAGAGACTCGTGATCTCGCTAGCGCTTTTTGCCCTGCTTTCTCTGTGCGCGACTGCCGGCGCGGCCGCTGCGCCGCCGACGATGCGGGTTGACTACTATCACACCGGCAATGCATCGCAGGAAATGTTCAGCCTTGACCGCGTAGTCATCGAACCTCTACCGTGGCCGGGAAATCCGCGGAAGAACGTCGACGAAACGAACCTCGGCAAGTACCTGTTCGAAGTCCGCGACCGTACAACGAATCGGCTTCTTTATTCTCGCGGCTTCGCCTCGATCTACGGCGAGTGGGAGACGACCGATGAAGCCAAAAGCATGAACCGAACGTTTCATGAATCCTTCAGATTTCCCGCGCCGCCGGCCCCGGTGCAGGTGGTATTGAAAAAGCGCGACTCGAACAACGCCTTTCGCGAAATATGGTCTGCGATCGTTGACCCCGCAGATATGTTCGTCGACCCTTCAAAGCCCGCGCCGCCCGGCCCGCTGATCGAGATCCAAAAGAGCGGCGATCCGGCCGAGAAGGTCGACTTCTTGATTCTGGGTGACGGCTACACCGCAGCCGAGCGAGGCAAGTTCGAGAAGGACGCGCGCCGGCTGGTCGATATTCTGTTCGCGGCTTCTCCTTACAAAGAACGTCGAAGAGAGTTCAACGTGTGGGCGCTCTGTCCGGCTTCGGCGGAGTCCGGGATCTCGCGGCCCTCGACCGGCGTTCATCGAGCCTCACCGCTGGGCGCAAGCTACGACGCATTCGGCTCCGAGCGATATGTTTTGACGTTTGAGAATCGCGCGCTTCGCAACGTCGCCGCGTTTGCGCCTTACGAGTTCATCGAGATCATCACCAACTCGCGCACATACGGCGGCGGCGGGATCTTCGGCCTGTACAGCACGGTGGCTGCCGACAGCGAGCAAGCGCCTTACGTGTTCGTTCACGAGTTCGGGCATCACTTCGCCGGTCTTGCCGACGAGTACTACACGTCACCGGTGGCCTACACAGCGCCGGCCGTTAAGACCGAGCCGTGGGAGCTAAACGTCACTGCGCTGCTTGATCCGAAGGACCTCAAGTGGAAAGACCTTGTAGCGCCGGGCACTCCGATTCCCACTCCGTGGCAGAAGGAAGAATACGAAAGGCACTCGCTCGAGTATGGCACGCGTCGCGCAAAGATTCGCGCGGAGAATCGGCCGGAGTCAGAAATGGAAGCGCTCTTTCGCGAGAACCGCGATTGGGAGATCAAGTTCTTTGCCGCCGAAAAGTACGCAGGCAAGGTGGGCGCGTTTGAAGGCGCAATGTATGAAGCGAAGGGTTACTACCGGCCCGAAATTGATTGCATCATGTTCACGCGAAGCCAGATCTTTTGCGCGGTGTGCCGCCGGGCGATCGAGCGGGTGATTGATCTTTATTCGGGTCGATGA
- a CDS encoding TonB-dependent receptor — protein sequence MKSLRKLIALLISLVIVTLMAGPAVAQGTTSRVVGNVLDADGAVVEDATVTLTNEATRISFTAQTTSAGTYVFDSVQVGSYTITVEKAGFKKFVTTNNVLSIGQPTTVNVTLEVGQVAEVVEVRGGAELVQTSSSGNFGNILDQRMIERLPIVGVRGRNPLDFVLLQPGVVNGANTGGGIHVHGARDRAWNFTLDGIDNNDPSAGGSNFAPTRANPDTLAEFRVITSNPTAEYGRNSGAQVAMVTRSGSNEFHGNGFEFYQTPRFHANEFANNLNNAVKPQFVQHIAGFTVGGPVWIPKLYDGRNKTFFFTNFQWLRTRQTVTVTRTVYTQLARQGIFRYVKGGQNGAAGTSTASVDASGSVLPGLNIGTYNVAANDPAGKGLDPTISALIGVTPLPNNFTAGDGLNTAGYTFSPIQREQQQDAVFKIDHVINAQHSVYGRYAQGHQNTVGDNANAGLARFPDTPRIVDTFRNPKNLATNWRWTPSAHITNEFVFGISRFAFNFANPDPNFPDVPPFILNDVTDPFNSELGNIRKFSTYQFVDNATYIRGAHTFKGGINFRYQQHVDTRGSVAGLNVQPSINFSTTINTVDLTAFSVPADINTANDRPRLQRTINNLLGRIGSISRGFVAQGDQFGAPGTVFNFDARYGEYDFYGQDNWKIRPNLTIDLGLRWEVKKSPRSSGNPILRPEQPFVVGSQPTDALKWTEGELFDSDLNNFGPSIGIAWDPFSTGKTSVRANYRIAYDRMNTFVVSSTIYQSEPGLTLGVINTQFGQNGGRLRDGLPAIAPPAGVTPAQLRQPASFSTNTFHVIDPNWQAPKTYQWSLSIQREIGWNTVVELNYIGRRGVNLFGAYNVNQAEIFSNGFVDAFKVVKAGGESALINQLMQPDTSRRTGESGSVEVRRLFPTQLSQNSVAELAATLGRRTGAGGRPIPELSGLGAFFFFPYPQFAGGLNVLDSHDRSTYHGLEAQLQRRFSSGFSFQFSYTLAKSLDTRSFDPAFTTVSTGSNQSASSTPFDPRNRDLNYARSDFDRRHSLQGGAVYDLPFGAGRQWGSNWHPALDRVIGGWSLTGSIVWQSGRPFTIYAGSNTFSSVVQSPADCTGCTPDMIRRIFETAAGTEFYFNLPTRGAAFDGATNKRGIFSIPEPGKLGNTGRNFFITPSFFNLNLSIGKRVRITENQNLEYRLEMQNATNTPSFGLPESAVITNTLFGRARGNTVSTSRKIQMALKYNF from the coding sequence ATGAAGAGTCTACGAAAGCTAATCGCTTTACTGATTTCGTTGGTCATTGTGACGCTTATGGCCGGGCCGGCGGTTGCGCAGGGGACGACCTCGCGCGTTGTCGGCAACGTGCTGGACGCCGACGGCGCAGTCGTCGAGGACGCAACCGTAACACTGACTAATGAAGCAACCAGGATTTCTTTCACCGCCCAGACCACCTCTGCCGGAACCTACGTCTTTGATTCAGTGCAGGTCGGGTCCTACACGATCACCGTTGAAAAAGCAGGGTTCAAGAAATTCGTCACAACGAACAACGTGCTGTCAATCGGTCAGCCAACGACGGTCAACGTTACGCTGGAAGTAGGTCAGGTAGCGGAAGTAGTCGAGGTTAGAGGTGGAGCCGAACTGGTGCAAACAAGTTCCTCGGGCAACTTCGGCAATATCCTTGACCAGCGCATGATCGAGAGATTGCCGATAGTTGGAGTGCGGGGGCGCAATCCGCTCGATTTTGTTTTACTTCAACCGGGCGTGGTAAACGGGGCCAACACCGGTGGGGGTATCCACGTACATGGCGCGCGAGATCGCGCCTGGAACTTCACCCTCGACGGAATCGACAATAACGATCCCAGTGCCGGAGGCTCAAATTTCGCGCCGACCAGAGCCAACCCGGATACGTTGGCTGAGTTTCGGGTCATAACCAGCAATCCGACTGCGGAGTATGGGCGCAACAGCGGCGCCCAGGTGGCGATGGTCACCCGTTCCGGGTCGAATGAGTTTCATGGAAATGGATTCGAGTTCTACCAGACGCCCCGGTTTCACGCCAATGAGTTTGCGAACAATCTCAACAATGCAGTGAAGCCTCAATTCGTCCAGCACATCGCAGGCTTCACCGTGGGCGGGCCGGTCTGGATTCCAAAGCTCTATGACGGGCGCAACAAGACATTCTTCTTCACCAATTTTCAGTGGCTTCGCACGCGCCAGACGGTAACCGTCACAAGAACGGTCTACACCCAGCTTGCCCGGCAAGGCATTTTCCGTTATGTCAAAGGAGGGCAGAACGGCGCAGCGGGCACATCGACTGCATCGGTGGATGCCAGCGGCAGTGTTCTACCGGGCCTCAATATCGGAACATATAACGTCGCCGCAAATGACCCGGCAGGGAAAGGACTCGATCCCACAATATCGGCATTGATCGGAGTGACTCCGCTGCCGAACAACTTCACTGCCGGCGATGGGCTGAACACCGCAGGCTATACCTTCTCGCCGATTCAGCGCGAGCAGCAACAGGATGCGGTCTTCAAGATTGATCACGTCATCAATGCGCAGCACAGCGTTTACGGTCGATATGCTCAAGGGCACCAGAACACAGTTGGCGACAACGCCAACGCCGGGCTGGCCCGATTCCCCGATACCCCGCGGATCGTTGACACCTTCCGCAATCCGAAGAACCTTGCGACAAACTGGCGGTGGACTCCCTCCGCGCACATCACCAACGAGTTTGTATTCGGCATAAGCCGGTTCGCTTTCAACTTCGCCAATCCGGATCCAAACTTCCCGGATGTGCCGCCCTTCATCCTCAACGACGTCACCGATCCGTTCAACAGCGAGTTGGGAAACATTCGCAAGTTTTCCACTTACCAGTTTGTGGACAATGCTACCTACATTAGAGGCGCGCACACGTTCAAGGGAGGAATAAACTTCCGCTATCAGCAGCATGTCGATACGCGGGGCAGCGTCGCAGGCTTGAACGTGCAGCCGTCGATTAACTTCAGCACCACAATTAACACGGTTGATCTGACGGCATTCAGCGTTCCGGCAGACATCAACACTGCAAATGATCGCCCGAGGCTACAGCGCACCATCAATAATCTGCTTGGACGAATCGGCAGTATCAGCAGGGGATTCGTAGCACAGGGCGATCAATTTGGGGCGCCGGGAACGGTGTTCAATTTCGACGCGCGCTACGGCGAGTATGATTTCTACGGGCAGGACAACTGGAAAATCCGCCCAAACCTCACGATTGATCTCGGACTCAGATGGGAGGTAAAGAAGTCGCCGCGCTCGAGCGGCAACCCCATCCTCCGACCCGAACAGCCGTTCGTAGTGGGCTCGCAGCCCACCGACGCGCTAAAGTGGACCGAAGGAGAGTTGTTCGACAGCGATTTGAATAACTTCGGTCCGTCGATCGGAATTGCCTGGGACCCGTTCAGCACCGGCAAGACTTCCGTGCGCGCCAACTACCGCATCGCTTATGATCGAATGAATACCTTCGTGGTTTCTTCGACCATCTATCAGAGCGAGCCGGGATTGACGCTTGGAGTCATCAACACTCAGTTCGGCCAGAATGGCGGGCGCTTGCGGGATGGTCTTCCGGCAATTGCGCCGCCGGCCGGAGTGACACCTGCGCAGTTGCGCCAGCCAGCGTCATTCTCGACTAATACTTTCCACGTGATAGACCCGAACTGGCAAGCGCCAAAGACATATCAGTGGAGCCTGAGCATCCAGCGAGAGATCGGTTGGAACACGGTAGTCGAACTGAATTACATCGGGCGACGCGGGGTGAACCTGTTTGGCGCATACAATGTGAATCAAGCTGAGATTTTCAGCAACGGATTCGTCGATGCTTTCAAGGTCGTCAAAGCCGGCGGCGAGAGCGCGTTGATCAATCAACTGATGCAACCCGACACAAGCCGCCGCACGGGAGAGTCGGGCTCGGTAGAAGTGCGCCGATTGTTCCCCACCCAACTGAGCCAGAATTCAGTAGCAGAGCTTGCGGCAACGCTGGGGAGACGCACGGGGGCGGGAGGCCGGCCGATCCCCGAGCTCAGCGGTCTGGGCGCGTTCTTCTTCTTCCCCTACCCGCAGTTTGCGGGCGGATTGAATGTCCTGGACAGCCACGACAGGTCTACCTATCACGGACTCGAGGCTCAACTGCAGAGACGATTCTCGAGCGGGTTTAGCTTCCAGTTTAGCTATACGTTGGCGAAGTCACTCGACACCCGCTCGTTTGATCCTGCTTTTACGACTGTGTCCACCGGATCAAATCAATCGGCGTCAAGCACACCGTTCGATCCGCGAAATCGCGATTTGAACTATGCGCGCTCGGACTTCGACCGCAGGCATTCGTTACAGGGAGGCGCGGTCTATGATCTACCCTTCGGTGCCGGCCGGCAATGGGGAAGCAACTGGCACCCGGCGCTCGATCGAGTGATTGGAGGCTGGTCGTTGACCGGCTCGATAGTATGGCAGTCGGGGCGTCCATTTACCATCTACGCGGGGTCGAACACCTTTAGCAGCGTCGTTCAATCGCCGGCCGATTGCACCGGCTGCACTCCCGACATGATCCGGCGGATATTCGAAACTGCGGCGGGGACTGAGTTCTACTTTAATCTGCCAACGCGCGGGGCTGCTTTTGACGGCGCCACAAACAAGCGCGGAATATTCTCTATTCCGGAGCCCGGCAAGCTGGGCAATACCGGCAGAAACTTCTTCATCACTCCGTCGTTCTTCAATCTCAACCTGTCAATCGGGAAGAGAGTGCGGATCACCGAGAATCAAAACCTCGAGTACCGGCTCGAGATGCAGAACGCAACCAACACTCCGTCGTTCGGGTTGCCGGAAAGCGCCGTGATTACCAACACGCTTTTCGGCCGCGCGCGCGGCAACACAGTGAGCACCTCGCGCAAGATTCAGATGGCGCTGAAGTATAACTTCTAA